The following proteins are encoded in a genomic region of Nitrospira sp.:
- a CDS encoding MFS transporter, which translates to MNHRNDLPPAGPKELWAWCLYDFANSSFTTLIITVAYSVYFVQVVAKDLGDATAERLWFWGYAISMLAVALLAPPVGALADARAIKKPLLILSTLICVVCTALLFFVERGDVWLGLLLLALANLAFELGFLFCSAFLVEITTPAMMGRISGYGWGLGYVGGLLSLALAYPFIVGGFAEENLALYRTSFALTAGFFLVTSLPTLLWLRERAVPHLSSGASAWRDTFGRLTETARGLSQFRDLSRFLIAYLIYTDAISTVIVASAIFANKVLDFAPGDLIIYFLITQIAAGLGSVGFGQLADRIGSARTISVTLVIWIAVVAAAAAVQTRDQFYAIGLVAGAVLGANQATSRALIGRFVPVGKQGELFGFFTVTGKFAAVLGPIVYGEVAARTGSQRWAVLAMALFLLIGLAIFAQVDERRGLETAGHA; encoded by the coding sequence ATGAATCACCGGAATGACCTCCCGCCTGCCGGCCCCAAGGAACTCTGGGCCTGGTGCCTGTACGATTTTGCCAATTCGTCGTTCACCACGCTTATCATCACCGTCGCTTATAGCGTCTATTTCGTCCAGGTCGTTGCCAAGGATCTCGGCGATGCAACGGCGGAGCGCCTCTGGTTCTGGGGCTATGCGATTTCGATGCTTGCGGTGGCCTTGCTCGCCCCTCCAGTAGGCGCGCTGGCTGACGCGCGGGCAATCAAGAAGCCGCTGCTCATTCTCTCGACGCTGATCTGCGTCGTCTGCACGGCTCTGCTGTTTTTTGTCGAGCGCGGCGATGTGTGGCTGGGCCTGTTGCTGTTGGCACTGGCCAACCTCGCTTTCGAACTGGGCTTTCTCTTTTGCAGCGCCTTTCTGGTGGAAATCACGACACCGGCCATGATGGGACGGATCTCCGGTTACGGCTGGGGGCTTGGCTATGTGGGCGGACTGCTGTCGCTCGCACTGGCCTACCCGTTCATTGTCGGCGGATTCGCTGAGGAGAATCTCGCGTTGTATCGGACGAGCTTCGCGCTGACCGCGGGGTTCTTTCTCGTGACGTCGCTGCCGACGCTCCTCTGGCTGCGAGAGCGCGCCGTTCCGCACCTGTCGAGCGGCGCCTCGGCTTGGCGCGATACCTTTGGCCGGCTGACTGAAACGGCTAGGGGCCTCTCGCAGTTTCGTGACCTCTCGAGATTTCTCATCGCTTATTTGATCTACACGGATGCGATCAGCACGGTGATCGTCGCCTCTGCGATTTTCGCCAATAAAGTCCTGGACTTTGCTCCGGGCGATCTGATTATCTACTTTCTTATCACGCAGATTGCAGCAGGACTGGGTTCGGTGGGATTCGGTCAACTGGCCGATCGTATTGGATCTGCACGCACGATCAGCGTCACGCTAGTGATCTGGATCGCGGTGGTTGCGGCGGCGGCAGCCGTGCAGACGCGGGACCAATTTTATGCGATTGGCCTCGTGGCGGGCGCCGTGCTCGGCGCCAATCAGGCGACCAGCCGGGCCCTGATCGGACGCTTCGTGCCGGTCGGCAAGCAGGGCGAACTGTTCGGCTTCTTCACCGTCACGGGAAAATTTGCTGCAGTCCTTGGTCCAATCGTCTACGGCGAAGTAGCGGCGAGGACTGGCAGTCAGCGCTGGGCGGTGCTCGCGATGGCGCTGTTCTTGCTAATCGGCTTGGCAATTTTTGCTCAGGTGGACGAGCGCCGCGGACTTGAAACTGCGGGACACGCATAG
- a CDS encoding NADH-quinone oxidoreductase subunit A, with amino-acid sequence MTGAEQLLDYLGRYFPVLLFIGIALAFGVVTLVLSYFVQPKYPEAEKLSAYECGSEPFSDARMPFPVRYYIFAMLFVIFDIEVIFLYPWAVTFFKLGVIGLIEMLIFIALFVVAYVYAWKKGALEWD; translated from the coding sequence ATGACCGGAGCTGAGCAACTCCTGGATTATTTGGGGCGGTACTTTCCGGTCCTCCTGTTCATTGGCATTGCGCTGGCGTTTGGCGTCGTCACGCTGGTGCTCAGTTACTTTGTCCAGCCGAAATACCCGGAAGCAGAAAAGCTCAGCGCCTATGAATGCGGCAGCGAGCCCTTCTCAGACGCCCGCATGCCGTTCCCTGTCCGGTACTATATCTTCGCTATGCTGTTTGTGATCTTTGATATCGAAGTCATTTTTCTCTATCCCTGGGCGGTGACCTTCTTCAAGCTCGGGGTCATCGGCTTGATCGAAATGCTGATCTTTATCGCGCTCTTCGTCGTTGCCTACGTCTACGCGTGGAAGAAGGGGGCATTGGAGTGGGACTGA
- the priA gene encoding primosomal protein N' produces the protein MSVPRFADVIVPRHLHRIFTYGIPDTLRRSVHIGSLVQVPLGASTVPGVVVAFPAEPPKFFAQARTTPLHLRDILASEETAAAGITPDLLDLSRNVADYYLAPWGQCLRLIFPALAAPSKPARRSRKAAAKTERPPLRPETPPLPATPVPSWWPQFEQALAEHRHETFLIEGPLASRWAVLLDATRAALAAGTTVLIVSPEIRRAAALAALGSACWPERVVLLHSELRPDERARRWERIGRGEADVVVGTRSAVFAPLRAPGLICVDEEEASGLKEEPEPHYHARAVAAMRAARHHAILLLGTAHPSIETRESVGTHTTHSIQTAPQTHTLTPARQAAVHLVDLRQMPPRTLLSEAMLTGLRAAMADGSGAILFANRKGFAAALHCRDCGAAPACAHCTVPLTLYRNASRLACRYCGATQSVPDTCPSCHSPRIEPVGTGTERLEEELRRLLPGARIGRLDRETARTAEQVATLRRSLTDKQLDIVIGTQLLFQDLPMPLVGCVGIPYADAGLHRPDFRSAERTYQMLRDAVGLAHPDGQVILQTALPDHHAIAAIAHNDPEKFYGQELSFRQALGYPPFGQLISLRVSGKTDAAVKTAAESWASALKAHANKSSGALIVLGPIPASVERIRGRYRWQILVKSSSGDLARTSVRATLDKMEAEKAHRGLKFDVDVDPIEIG, from the coding sequence ATGTCTGTACCCCGTTTTGCCGACGTGATTGTTCCCCGCCACCTGCATCGCATCTTCACCTATGGCATCCCGGACACTCTGCGCCGGTCGGTGCACATCGGCAGCCTCGTACAGGTGCCGCTGGGCGCCAGCACTGTGCCCGGCGTCGTAGTCGCGTTCCCAGCTGAGCCTCCGAAGTTTTTCGCGCAAGCTCGCACGACACCACTCCACTTGCGCGACATCCTGGCATCAGAGGAAACAGCCGCCGCCGGCATCACACCCGATCTGCTCGACCTGTCCCGAAACGTCGCGGATTACTATCTCGCGCCATGGGGCCAGTGCCTGCGGCTGATTTTCCCGGCGCTCGCTGCCCCGTCAAAACCGGCGCGTAGGAGCCGGAAGGCCGCAGCGAAAACCGAACGGCCGCCACTGCGTCCCGAGACGCCCCCGCTCCCCGCTACCCCCGTACCATCGTGGTGGCCGCAGTTCGAGCAGGCACTAGCTGAGCATCGCCACGAGACATTTCTGATCGAAGGCCCGCTCGCCTCACGCTGGGCCGTCCTGCTGGATGCCACCAGAGCCGCCCTGGCGGCCGGAACGACGGTCCTGATCGTGTCGCCGGAAATCCGCCGCGCGGCAGCGCTCGCGGCGCTCGGCAGCGCCTGCTGGCCGGAACGCGTGGTGCTTCTGCATAGCGAGTTGCGACCCGACGAACGCGCGCGCCGATGGGAACGCATCGGACGCGGGGAGGCCGACGTGGTCGTCGGCACGCGGTCGGCCGTCTTTGCGCCGTTGCGCGCTCCCGGATTGATCTGCGTGGACGAGGAGGAGGCGTCTGGGCTGAAGGAGGAACCGGAACCTCACTACCACGCCCGCGCTGTGGCCGCGATGCGTGCCGCGCGGCATCACGCAATTCTGCTCCTAGGCACGGCCCATCCATCAATTGAAACGCGGGAGAGCGTCGGCACACACACGACGCATTCGATCCAGACCGCGCCGCAGACGCACACCCTCACGCCGGCACGGCAGGCTGCGGTCCATCTCGTAGATCTGCGCCAGATGCCACCGCGCACGCTGCTCTCGGAGGCGATGCTAACCGGTCTGCGCGCAGCAATGGCAGACGGATCGGGCGCCATCCTTTTTGCCAACCGCAAAGGATTCGCCGCTGCCCTGCACTGCCGGGACTGCGGCGCCGCCCCCGCCTGTGCCCACTGCACCGTGCCACTGACGCTTTATCGAAACGCATCCCGGCTGGCCTGCCGCTACTGCGGCGCTACGCAGAGCGTACCGGACACCTGCCCGTCCTGTCATTCGCCGCGCATCGAACCGGTGGGCACGGGCACGGAACGGCTGGAGGAGGAACTCCGGCGGCTGCTTCCCGGGGCGCGCATCGGACGGCTTGACCGCGAAACGGCGCGCACGGCTGAACAGGTTGCCACTCTGCGCCGCAGCCTGACCGACAAACAACTCGATATCGTGATTGGCACGCAACTGCTCTTTCAGGATCTGCCGATGCCGCTGGTCGGCTGTGTCGGCATTCCCTATGCCGACGCAGGCCTGCACCGGCCGGATTTCCGCTCAGCGGAACGGACCTATCAGATGCTGCGCGACGCAGTCGGATTGGCGCATCCGGATGGACAGGTCATTCTCCAGACCGCCCTGCCCGACCATCACGCGATCGCCGCGATCGCGCACAACGACCCAGAGAAATTTTACGGGCAGGAACTCTCGTTCCGGCAAGCCCTAGGCTATCCGCCGTTCGGACAGTTGATTAGTTTGCGCGTGTCGGGGAAAACGGATGCTGCCGTCAAAACCGCTGCGGAAAGTTGGGCATCGGCATTGAAGGCTCACGCCAACAAATCATCCGGCGCTCTGATCGTGCTCGGTCCCATTCCAGCATCGGTCGAGCGGATCCGCGGCCGTTACCGCTGGCAGATTCTGGTCAAATCCTCCAGCGGCGATTTGGCACGAACGAGTGTGAGGGCGACGCTGGACAAGATGGAAGCAGAGAAAGCACACCGTGGACTGAAATTTGACGTGGATGTGGACCCCATCGAGATTGGCTAG
- a CDS encoding HAD-IB family hydrolase → MSNPSTHGSGSTAAPCRIGAFFDVDNTLIPGPALEVRFFRHLYKQGLVGLGDMLKSVGYLLQHLPTISLHPLRERKLYLEGKRPEMIEPLADAFIQQELRPLVSRAAMARLEEHQRNKHLVVFITGCPEFLIRPLAKPLGVETIFCAQPDLDETGAYTGHLTLPLPYGAGKRALVEEFAHAQGLNLKDCHAYGDSPGDEEILLAVGHPLVVNPIRGMYAIANKYHWPVVKWE, encoded by the coding sequence ATGTCCAATCCGTCCACCCATGGCTCCGGTTCGACTGCTGCCCCCTGCCGCATCGGCGCGTTTTTCGACGTGGACAATACGCTGATTCCCGGTCCCGCGCTCGAGGTCCGCTTCTTCCGTCATCTCTACAAGCAGGGCCTCGTGGGCCTAGGCGACATGCTCAAGAGCGTGGGCTATCTGCTCCAGCACCTGCCGACGATCTCCCTGCATCCGCTACGCGAACGCAAACTCTATCTAGAAGGGAAGCGCCCGGAAATGATCGAGCCGCTGGCCGACGCGTTCATCCAGCAGGAGCTCCGTCCGCTCGTCTCCCGAGCCGCAATGGCGCGGCTGGAGGAGCACCAGCGCAACAAGCATCTGGTCGTCTTCATCACCGGCTGTCCGGAATTTCTGATCCGTCCGCTCGCCAAACCACTGGGGGTGGAAACCATCTTCTGCGCGCAACCGGATCTGGACGAGACTGGCGCCTACACGGGCCATTTGACCCTGCCCCTCCCCTATGGCGCGGGGAAGCGTGCACTGGTCGAGGAGTTTGCGCACGCGCAGGGGCTAAATCTCAAAGACTGCCATGCCTATGGGGACAGCCCGGGCGACGAGGAGATTTTGCTGGCCGTGGGCCATCCGCTCGTCGTCAATCCGATCCGCGGTATGTACGCGATCGCAAACAAATACCACTGGCCGGTCGTGAAATGGGAGTGA
- a CDS encoding cation:proton antiporter, with translation MDHRTFEQSCFYLNGPVSSGTMDLPSLLLNLIAVYVSARLFGELAARLGQPAVLGELLAGVLVGGSLLGWVEATPTLKLLGDIGVLLLLFEVGLESDLAAFLKAGPSAGTVAVVGVFVPFGLTYALARALALPHFQALFLGATMTATSVAISVRTLADLGRLKSVDGAIILGAAVLDDILGMILLSVMLDLAAHGSVSWLGVAQTAGLACLLLGASVAVGVHYAHWFSRLLDRMQTRGSLVISSLLFALGLGYGAHLLHLAPLIGAFAAGLVLARTGHREQITTAIKPVADVFVPVFFVLIGAAVDLSRLNPFVLENWPSLALAGGLTGAAIAGKLAAGLGAWGPGVRRWIVGAGMVPGGEVVLIFAGAGLAQAVFSTAEYGAVVVSVTLTSLASPLLLKRLSKPA, from the coding sequence ATGGATCATCGAACCTTTGAGCAGAGTTGTTTTTATCTGAACGGTCCAGTATCGTCCGGCACCATGGACCTGCCGTCCCTGCTTCTGAATTTGATCGCCGTCTATGTCTCGGCCCGCCTGTTCGGCGAACTGGCGGCGCGGCTGGGGCAACCGGCCGTGCTGGGCGAACTGCTGGCCGGCGTGCTCGTCGGTGGCAGCCTGCTCGGCTGGGTGGAGGCAACACCGACGCTCAAATTGCTCGGCGACATCGGCGTGCTCCTGCTGCTCTTTGAGGTCGGGCTCGAATCGGACCTCGCAGCCTTCCTCAAGGCCGGCCCCTCGGCTGGCACCGTGGCCGTTGTCGGCGTGTTTGTGCCATTCGGATTGACCTACGCCCTGGCGCGCGCACTGGCACTGCCGCACTTCCAGGCCCTGTTTCTCGGCGCGACGATGACCGCAACGAGTGTGGCGATTTCCGTCCGCACCCTGGCCGACCTAGGGCGGTTGAAAAGCGTGGACGGCGCGATCATTCTGGGCGCGGCCGTGTTGGACGACATTCTGGGAATGATCCTGTTGTCGGTCATGCTCGATCTGGCGGCCCACGGCTCGGTGTCGTGGCTTGGCGTCGCGCAGACCGCGGGACTCGCCTGCCTCCTGCTGGGCGCATCCGTCGCCGTCGGCGTGCACTACGCGCACTGGTTCAGCCGCCTGCTAGATCGCATGCAGACGCGCGGCAGTCTGGTCATTTCCTCGTTGCTCTTCGCCCTTGGCCTCGGCTACGGCGCACACCTGCTGCATCTGGCGCCGCTGATCGGCGCCTTTGCCGCCGGCCTCGTCCTGGCACGCACCGGCCACCGCGAGCAGATCACCACCGCCATCAAACCAGTAGCCGACGTCTTCGTGCCCGTGTTCTTCGTGCTGATCGGCGCGGCCGTGGATCTGAGCCGCCTGAATCCATTCGTGCTAGAAAACTGGCCGTCGCTGGCGCTGGCGGGAGGACTGACGGGAGCGGCCATTGCGGGCAAGCTGGCCGCAGGGCTAGGCGCGTGGGGACCGGGCGTCCGCCGGTGGATCGTGGGGGCCGGCATGGTGCCGGGCGGCGAAGTCGTACTGATCTTCGCGGGGGCCGGTCTCGCGCAGGCCGTCTTCTCGACGGCGGAATACGGGGCCGTGGTCGTGTCGGTTACGCTCACAAGCCTGGCCTCTCCCCTGCTGCTGAAACGGCTCTCGAAGCCCGCCTGA
- a CDS encoding leucyl aminopeptidase: MNVTVKQGKIEREPAEVLVLTHFDGDGLNDQAGVVDRALSGQLRKLLTSGEFKGKLNQAVLLHTSGKVPAKRVLLVGLGKKKAARVDYIRQAMGTAVKRVRQTGATSFVTCLHGEDLSKTTTIELAQALVEGAILGTYQFTEYLSEKNAVDKQVARLTLLATNTRQLADLKEGARRGTATAEAAMFVRDLCNHPSNVMTPSRVALEAKTIGHERGVRVKVLERAQVERLGMGAFLGVARGSHEPPKFIILEYHGARRSTKPVVIVGKTITFDTGGISLKPAENMEQMKADMTGGAEVLATVRAAARLRLPIHLVGILPATENMPGGRAIKPGDILKSLSGKTIEVQNTDAEGRLILADGLSYAARLKPDVVIDIATLTGACIVALGQFAIGMFGNDDDLKRAVRDSGLKAGERVWEMPLWDDYFEQLKSDVADMRNIGGRGGGMITAALFLSKFIGNHSWVHLDIASTDWSERERAYIPKGPTGIGTRLLIQYLIDRSL; encoded by the coding sequence ATGAATGTTACGGTGAAGCAGGGAAAGATTGAACGGGAACCGGCGGAGGTATTGGTCCTCACTCATTTCGACGGCGATGGCCTGAACGACCAAGCCGGCGTCGTGGACCGTGCCCTCAGCGGTCAACTGCGGAAGCTGCTCACAAGCGGCGAGTTCAAGGGTAAGCTGAATCAGGCGGTGCTGCTCCATACATCGGGCAAGGTGCCGGCGAAACGCGTGCTGCTCGTCGGGCTCGGCAAAAAGAAGGCCGCGCGGGTAGATTACATCCGGCAGGCCATGGGCACCGCGGTCAAGCGCGTGCGGCAGACCGGCGCTACGTCGTTCGTCACGTGCCTGCACGGCGAGGACCTGTCAAAGACGACCACCATCGAGCTGGCCCAGGCGCTTGTCGAGGGCGCGATCCTCGGCACTTACCAGTTCACGGAGTACCTGAGCGAGAAGAACGCCGTCGACAAGCAGGTGGCGCGTCTGACGCTGCTCGCCACCAACACCCGGCAACTGGCCGATCTCAAGGAAGGCGCGCGGCGCGGAACAGCCACCGCCGAGGCGGCGATGTTCGTACGCGATCTCTGCAACCATCCCTCAAACGTTATGACGCCGTCGCGCGTCGCGCTGGAAGCCAAGACGATCGGCCATGAACGCGGCGTGCGGGTCAAAGTATTGGAGCGCGCGCAGGTGGAGCGGCTGGGCATGGGGGCCTTCCTCGGTGTCGCACGCGGTAGCCACGAGCCGCCGAAGTTCATCATCCTCGAGTACCACGGGGCGCGCCGGAGCACCAAGCCGGTCGTGATCGTTGGCAAGACGATCACCTTCGACACGGGCGGCATCTCGCTCAAGCCGGCTGAAAACATGGAGCAGATGAAGGCAGACATGACCGGCGGCGCTGAGGTGCTGGCCACCGTGCGGGCCGCCGCGCGGCTGCGCCTGCCGATTCATCTTGTCGGCATCCTGCCCGCCACGGAAAACATGCCAGGCGGCCGCGCGATCAAGCCCGGCGACATTCTCAAAAGCCTCTCCGGCAAAACCATCGAGGTGCAGAATACCGATGCTGAGGGTCGGCTGATCCTGGCCGACGGCCTGTCCTACGCCGCGCGCCTGAAACCGGACGTGGTCATCGACATCGCCACGCTCACCGGCGCCTGCATCGTGGCGCTGGGCCAATTTGCCATCGGCATGTTCGGCAACGACGACGATCTCAAGCGCGCCGTGCGGGACTCCGGGCTCAAAGCCGGTGAGCGGGTCTGGGAAATGCCGCTATGGGACGACTATTTCGAGCAGCTCAAGAGCGACGTGGCCGACATGCGCAACATCGGTGGCCGGGGCGGCGGTATGATCACGGCCGCACTGTTCCTGAGCAAATTCATCGGCAACCATTCCTGGGTGCACTTGGACATTGCCAGCACCGACTGGAGCGAGCGCGAGCGGGCGTACATTCCGAAAGGCCCAACGGGGATCGGGACGCGGTTGCTGATTCAATATTTGATCGATCGTAGTCTGTAG
- a CDS encoding radical SAM protein has translation MRVTEIFHSIQGESTFAGQPCAFVRLTGCPLRCSWCDSEYTFYGGTEMALDEVLAKVRLFGCRLVEVTGGEPLHQAEAFPLIARLCDEGYAVLVETSGAIDISPVDARARIIMDVKCPGSGMMDRMDWQNLDRIAGKDEIKFVLKDRVDYDFSKTIVGRYQLTDRCPVLFSPSFGELDPRQLSEWVLADKLPVRVQLQLHKLIWDPQTRGV, from the coding sequence ATGCGCGTGACGGAAATCTTCCACAGCATCCAGGGCGAATCAACCTTTGCCGGGCAGCCCTGTGCCTTTGTACGGCTCACCGGCTGCCCGCTCCGCTGCTCCTGGTGCGACAGCGAATACACGTTTTACGGCGGTACGGAGATGGCGCTGGACGAGGTCCTCGCGAAGGTTCGTTTGTTCGGCTGCCGTTTGGTGGAAGTGACGGGCGGCGAGCCGCTGCATCAGGCGGAAGCGTTCCCGCTGATCGCGCGGCTCTGCGACGAGGGCTACGCGGTGCTGGTCGAAACCAGCGGCGCCATCGACATCTCGCCGGTGGATGCCCGCGCCCGTATTATTATGGATGTGAAATGCCCCGGTAGCGGCATGATGGACCGGATGGACTGGCAGAATCTGGACCGTATCGCCGGCAAGGACGAAATCAAGTTCGTCCTCAAGGATCGCGTGGATTACGACTTTTCCAAAACGATCGTCGGCCGGTACCAGCTGACCGATCGCTGCCCGGTTCTCTTCAGTCCCTCGTTCGGCGAACTGGACCCACGCCAGCTCTCCGAATGGGTGCTGGCCGACAAACTGCCGGTACGTGTCCAGCTCCAATTGCACAAACTGATCTGGGATCCGCAGACACGCGGCGTGTGA
- the nagZ gene encoding beta-N-acetylhexosaminidase: MDLREQVGQLFMLGFDGTSVSLEWAALQAQYKPGGMILFSRNLEHAPQIIELTNGLQARSPHFPLLIAIDQEGGRVSRLPKGFTIFPPCGLIGACRSEELAYAAAAVTAAELRAVGINMNMSPVLDIHSNPDNPIIGDRAYGTDPEAVAELGVAAVRGLQGKGVVACGKHFPGHGDTSKDSHKELPVVETSLEGLRARELVPFQYAILNGLTTIMTAHVVYPALDAHRPATLSPTILTSLLREQLGFAGVIVSDDLEMHAISDHQDVGKAAVQAILAGADLLLVCQDRTKAVSAMEAVHAAVETGTITHERLAASVQRIGAVKRRFLRSHVPADPGIAQLIVGCRTHQLLLDTITRTHARLSRAQA, from the coding sequence GTGGATTTACGAGAGCAGGTCGGCCAACTCTTCATGCTCGGTTTCGACGGGACATCCGTCTCGTTGGAATGGGCCGCTCTGCAGGCCCAGTACAAGCCCGGCGGAATGATCCTCTTTTCGCGGAACCTCGAGCACGCCCCGCAGATCATCGAACTGACCAACGGCCTGCAGGCGCGCTCGCCACACTTTCCCCTCCTCATCGCCATCGACCAGGAAGGCGGCCGCGTCTCGCGCCTGCCGAAGGGTTTCACGATCTTTCCCCCCTGTGGCCTCATCGGCGCCTGCCGCTCGGAGGAACTGGCCTATGCCGCTGCCGCGGTGACGGCCGCTGAGTTGCGCGCGGTCGGTATCAACATGAACATGTCGCCGGTACTAGACATCCACAGCAACCCGGACAATCCGATCATCGGCGACCGCGCCTACGGGACCGATCCGGAGGCGGTGGCTGAACTGGGCGTAGCAGCCGTGCGCGGTCTGCAGGGCAAGGGCGTCGTCGCCTGCGGCAAGCATTTCCCAGGCCATGGCGACACCAGCAAGGACTCGCACAAGGAGCTGCCGGTCGTCGAAACGTCGCTGGAGGGGCTGCGCGCGCGCGAGCTGGTCCCGTTTCAGTACGCGATCCTCAACGGCCTCACGACGATCATGACGGCGCACGTGGTCTATCCGGCGTTGGATGCGCACCGCCCGGCGACGCTCTCTCCGACGATCCTCACCAGCCTGCTCCGTGAACAACTGGGCTTCGCGGGTGTCATCGTGAGCGATGATCTGGAAATGCATGCAATCAGCGACCACCAGGACGTCGGCAAAGCCGCGGTCCAGGCGATCCTGGCCGGTGCGGATTTATTATTGGTCTGCCAGGATCGCACCAAAGCCGTGTCCGCGATGGAAGCCGTCCACGCCGCCGTTGAGACCGGCACCATCACACACGAGCGGCTCGCGGCATCCGTTCAGCGGATCGGCGCGGTGAAACGGCGTTTCCTGCGCTCTCACGTGCCGGCCGATCCCGGCATCGCGCAGCTCATCGTCGGCTGCCGCACCCACCAGTTGCTGCTTGATACGATCACGCGTACGCACGCCCGGCTCTCCAGAGCGCAGGCCTAA